A DNA window from Kitasatospora atroaurantiaca contains the following coding sequences:
- a CDS encoding LysR family transcriptional regulator, whose amino-acid sequence MDIDTRLLRYFTVVCEEGQLTAAAARLFITQPTLTKQIRQLEAQLGVQLFQRSRSGVTPTPAGNALAGHAAALLESWDGALRATRQAATEAGGTLRVGFEGSTINLVGLRTMEEFARRMPGWQVQMRQNNWFDATSGLASGDIDLALWHAPAAMAEEFGTAQLGIEERWAALSVEHPLAARESLDFEELLDEPFVVIPVEAGHWRDYWSGAEERGGRPVRIGAVAHNADEWLAAVACGQGIGFAPESMNRLASRPDVAYRPVRGLSPSQVGLYWLRERPLTPAMAAFIRSCRATVGIGPAGQTASNGAG is encoded by the coding sequence ATGGACATCGACACCCGCCTGCTGCGCTACTTCACGGTGGTCTGCGAGGAGGGCCAGCTCACCGCGGCGGCGGCCCGGCTGTTCATCACCCAGCCGACGCTGACCAAGCAGATCCGGCAGCTGGAGGCGCAGCTCGGGGTCCAGCTCTTCCAGCGCTCGCGCTCGGGCGTGACGCCGACCCCGGCGGGCAACGCGCTGGCCGGCCATGCCGCCGCGCTGCTGGAGAGCTGGGACGGCGCGCTGCGGGCCACCCGGCAGGCGGCGACGGAGGCGGGCGGCACCCTGCGGGTGGGCTTCGAGGGCAGCACCATCAACCTGGTGGGGCTGCGGACGATGGAGGAGTTCGCCCGGCGGATGCCCGGCTGGCAGGTCCAGATGCGGCAGAACAACTGGTTCGACGCCACGTCAGGACTGGCCTCCGGTGACATCGACCTGGCCCTGTGGCACGCACCGGCGGCCATGGCGGAGGAGTTCGGTACGGCGCAGCTGGGCATCGAGGAGCGCTGGGCGGCGCTCTCCGTCGAGCACCCGCTGGCGGCCCGCGAGTCCTTGGACTTCGAGGAGCTGCTGGACGAGCCGTTCGTCGTCATCCCGGTGGAGGCGGGCCACTGGCGCGACTACTGGTCGGGCGCCGAGGAGCGCGGGGGCCGGCCGGTGAGGATCGGCGCGGTGGCGCACAACGCGGACGAGTGGCTCGCGGCGGTGGCCTGCGGGCAGGGCATCGGCTTCGCTCCCGAGTCCATGAACCGGCTGGCCTCCCGGCCCGACGTGGCCTACCGGCCGGTGCGCGGGCTGAGCCCCAGTCAGGTCGGGCTCTACTGGCTCCGGGAGCGGCCGTTGACGCCCGCGATGGCGGCGTTCATCCGCAGCTGCCGGGCCACCGTCGGGATCGGGCCCGCGGGTCAGACGGCGTCGAACGGCGCCGGGTAG
- the ppk2 gene encoding polyphosphate kinase 2, protein MAAEPGRLPKKPYEKELLRLQAELVKLQEWVRTEGVRLVVVFEGRDAAGKGGSIKRVTEYLNPRVARIAALPVPTERQRGQWYFQRYVEQLPAAGEIVLFDRSWYNRAGVEKVMGFCTPEEYWQFLHQCPNYERMLIEAGIVLRKYWFSVSLEEQERRFRSRLEDPLRRWKLSPMDVESITRWEEYSRAKDEMFVYTDVPESPWNVVESDDKRRARINMIAHLLSTIEYREVERPVLELPPRPPSKGYQRPPRDLQKYVPDHAARLEMRA, encoded by the coding sequence GTGGCGGCCGAGCCTGGGCGACTCCCCAAGAAGCCGTACGAGAAGGAACTGCTGCGCCTGCAGGCCGAGCTGGTGAAGCTGCAGGAGTGGGTGCGCACCGAAGGCGTACGGCTGGTGGTGGTCTTCGAGGGCCGGGACGCGGCGGGCAAGGGCGGCTCCATCAAGCGGGTGACGGAGTATCTGAATCCGCGCGTCGCCCGGATCGCCGCCCTGCCGGTGCCGACCGAGCGGCAGCGCGGGCAGTGGTACTTCCAGCGGTACGTGGAGCAGCTGCCGGCGGCCGGCGAGATCGTGCTCTTCGACCGTAGCTGGTACAACCGGGCCGGCGTGGAGAAGGTGATGGGCTTCTGCACCCCGGAGGAGTACTGGCAGTTCCTGCACCAGTGCCCGAACTACGAGCGGATGCTGATCGAGGCGGGGATCGTGCTGCGCAAGTACTGGTTCTCCGTCAGCCTGGAGGAGCAGGAGCGCCGTTTCCGCTCCCGCCTCGAGGATCCGCTGCGGCGCTGGAAGCTCTCGCCGATGGACGTCGAGTCGATCACCCGCTGGGAGGAGTACTCCCGGGCCAAGGACGAGATGTTCGTCTACACCGACGTCCCCGAGTCGCCGTGGAACGTGGTGGAGAGCGACGACAAGCGGCGGGCCCGGATCAACATGATCGCCCACCTGCTCTCGACCATCGAGTACCGGGAAGTCGAGCGGCCCGTCCTGGAACTGCCGCCCCGCCCGCCCTCCAAGGGGTACCAGCGCCCGCCGCGCGACCTGCAGAAGTACGTGCCGGACCACGCGGCGAGGCTGGAGATGCGCGCTTAG
- a CDS encoding VOC family protein, with amino-acid sequence MSRNAVVRRLNHAVLWIRDVDRSVEFYTDVFGFQVDHLIPGRAAFLSSPGSLNDHDLGLFAIGADAPGPEQGRVGLYHLAWEVGTLGELAALGRKLTERGALVGSTNHLVSKSFYAKDPDGNEFELMWRVPREDWPAADSGLRPGPLDLTESLERWGPDLATGAAAGQPT; translated from the coding sequence ATGTCAAGAAACGCAGTCGTCCGCCGCCTGAACCATGCGGTGCTCTGGATCCGCGACGTCGACCGCTCGGTCGAGTTCTACACCGACGTCTTCGGCTTCCAGGTCGACCATCTGATCCCCGGCCGGGCCGCCTTTCTGAGCTCCCCCGGCAGCCTGAACGACCACGACCTCGGCCTGTTCGCCATCGGCGCCGACGCGCCGGGGCCCGAGCAGGGCCGGGTCGGCCTCTACCACCTGGCCTGGGAGGTCGGCACGCTCGGCGAGCTGGCCGCGCTGGGCCGCAAGCTGACCGAGCGCGGCGCGCTGGTCGGCTCGACCAACCACCTGGTCTCCAAGTCCTTCTACGCCAAGGACCCGGACGGGAACGAGTTCGAGCTGATGTGGCGCGTCCCCCGCGAGGACTGGCCTGCCGCCGACTCCGGCCTGCGGCCCGGCCCGCTCGACCTGACCGAGTCCCTGGAACGCTGGGGCCCGGACCTGGCTACGGGTGCAGCGGCCGGACAGCCGACCTAG
- a CDS encoding replication-associated recombination protein A translates to MEPDLFTAAAEERQAKEPGRAPLAVRMRPRTLDEVAGQRQLLKDGSPLRRLVAGSRGPAATSSVILWGPPGTGKTTLAHVISQAVEGRFVELSAITAGVKEVRAVIDGARRAVGMTGRETVLFLDEIHRFSKAQQDSLLPAVENRWVTLIAATTENPYFSVISPLLSRSLLLTLESLTDDDVRALLRRAVTDERGLAGAVELSPEAEDHLVRLAGGDARRALTTLEAAAGAALEKGEEAVTLATTETAVNQAAVRYDKDGDQHYDVASALIKSIRGSDVDATLHYLARMIEAGEDPRFIARRLMISASEDVGLADPTALTTAVAAAQAVALIGFPEARIILSQAAIALALAPKSNAAYLAIDAALADVRQGLAGALPPHLRDAHYGGAGKLGHGQGYRYPHDLPGGIAAQQYAPDEVHGKAYYHPTRHGSEARYADIVEWTRGKLKGE, encoded by the coding sequence GTGGAACCGGACCTCTTCACCGCCGCAGCCGAGGAACGCCAGGCCAAGGAGCCCGGCCGGGCCCCCCTTGCCGTACGGATGCGCCCGCGCACCCTGGACGAGGTGGCCGGCCAGCGGCAGCTGCTCAAGGACGGCTCGCCGCTGCGCCGCCTGGTGGCCGGCTCGCGCGGGCCCGCCGCGACCAGTTCGGTGATCCTCTGGGGGCCGCCCGGCACGGGGAAGACCACGCTCGCGCATGTGATCAGCCAGGCCGTCGAGGGCCGCTTCGTGGAGCTCTCCGCGATCACCGCCGGGGTCAAGGAAGTCCGGGCCGTGATCGACGGCGCCCGGCGCGCGGTCGGTATGACGGGCCGCGAGACGGTGCTGTTCCTGGACGAGATCCACCGCTTCTCCAAGGCCCAGCAGGACTCGCTGCTGCCTGCCGTGGAGAACCGCTGGGTCACCCTGATCGCCGCCACCACCGAGAACCCGTACTTCTCGGTGATCTCCCCGCTGCTCTCCCGCTCGCTGCTGCTGACCCTCGAGTCCCTGACGGACGACGACGTCCGCGCCCTGCTGCGCCGCGCGGTGACCGACGAGCGCGGCCTCGCCGGGGCCGTCGAGCTCTCCCCGGAGGCGGAGGACCACCTGGTCCGGCTGGCCGGCGGGGACGCGCGTCGGGCCCTGACCACCCTGGAGGCGGCGGCCGGGGCAGCGCTGGAGAAGGGCGAGGAGGCCGTTACCCTCGCCACCACCGAGACGGCCGTCAACCAGGCCGCCGTGCGCTACGACAAGGACGGCGACCAGCACTACGACGTGGCCAGCGCCCTGATCAAGTCGATCCGGGGCAGTGATGTGGACGCCACCCTGCACTACCTGGCCCGCATGATCGAGGCGGGGGAGGACCCGCGCTTCATCGCCCGCCGCCTGATGATCTCCGCCAGCGAGGACGTCGGCCTGGCCGACCCGACGGCGCTGACCACGGCCGTGGCAGCGGCCCAGGCGGTCGCCCTGATCGGCTTCCCCGAAGCCCGGATCATCCTCTCCCAGGCGGCCATCGCGCTCGCGCTGGCGCCCAAGTCCAACGCCGCGTACCTGGCCATCGACGCCGCGCTCGCCGACGTCCGGCAGGGCCTGGCCGGCGCCCTCCCGCCGCACCTGCGGGACGCCCACTACGGCGGCGCGGGCAAGCTGGGCCACGGCCAGGGGTACCGGTACCCGCACGACCTGCCCGGGGGCATCGCCGCGCAGCAGTACGCGCCCGACGAGGTGCACGGCAAGGCGTACTACCACCCGACCCGGCACGGCTCCGAGGCCCGCTACGCGGACATCGTGGAGTGGACCAGGGGCAAGCTCAAGGGCGAATGA
- the rpsD gene encoding 30S ribosomal protein S4 — MANQKRPKVKIARALGIPLTPKSVKYFEARPYPPGQHGRGRKQNSDYKVRLTEKQRLRAQYDLSEKQMARAFDRAKKAGGKTGEALIADLETRLDSLVLRSGIARTIYQARQMVVHGHIEVNGGKVNKPSFQLKPGFVVTVRDRSKEKVPFQVAREGGYAGEGQTPKYLEVNLKALAFRLDRAPQRREVPVICDEQLVVEYYSR, encoded by the coding sequence ATGGCGAACCAGAAGCGCCCCAAGGTCAAGATTGCCCGTGCGCTGGGTATTCCGCTGACCCCGAAGTCCGTCAAGTACTTCGAGGCCCGCCCGTACCCGCCCGGCCAGCACGGCCGTGGGCGCAAGCAGAACTCTGACTACAAGGTCCGTCTGACCGAGAAGCAGCGTCTGCGCGCGCAGTACGACCTCAGCGAGAAGCAGATGGCCCGCGCGTTCGACCGCGCGAAGAAGGCCGGTGGCAAGACCGGTGAGGCTCTGATCGCCGACCTCGAGACTCGTCTCGACTCGCTGGTTCTGCGTTCGGGCATCGCCCGGACCATCTACCAGGCCCGTCAGATGGTCGTTCACGGCCACATCGAGGTCAACGGCGGCAAGGTCAACAAGCCGTCGTTCCAGCTGAAGCCGGGCTTCGTCGTCACCGTGCGTGACCGGAGCAAGGAGAAGGTCCCGTTCCAGGTCGCCCGTGAGGGTGGCTACGCGGGTGAGGGTCAGACCCCGAAGTACCTCGAGGTCAACCTCAAGGCCCTGGCCTTCCGCCTGGACCGTGCCCCGCAGCGTCGTGAGGTCCCCGTGATCTGCGACGAGCAGCTGGTCGTCGAGTACTACTCGCGCTGA
- a CDS encoding ATP-binding protein produces the protein MSSESAASGRQDAEPGPQPAKAVRLPAEVSSFIGRREELATLARLLVRSRLVTVTGPGGVGKSRLALRAAAEADGGFPDGVRLVEVAAVQEPMLLGHAVLEALRLTDSTARPPLDVLVEQLADRELLIVLDGCEHLVEACAELVDTLLRAAPGLRVLATSRESLQSAGEHLLPVAPLPVTAPAGSGPADAVALFADRAAAVLPGFELTERNAEEVALLCRRLDGIPLAVELAAGRLRALSVEQITLRLDDRFRLLTGGSRSALLRHQTLRTTIGWSHELCTLQERLLWARLSVFAGSFDLEAAQYVCAGDGIDAEEMLDLIGELVGKSVVMREESGFGVRFRMLDTLREYGGHWLRSTGEDHRLRRRHRDWYLGVATWGEVEWFGPRQAETAERTRLAHPNLRAALEFCLAEPGEEQIALLMAGTLWFYWVGSGHLGEGRHWLDRALALDPEPTEARAKALWVTGYMATLQGDLARARPALEECRRQALDTGDDRALAYAVHRQGCAALIGDEPARAAELFEEALWHYNTIGELNSNVLMAMFELGIAYLFQGEAETGQRWLERVREICEEHGEQWAYAYGLYAMAYSKWLDGEVRPARAHARECVRLNHLFRDLLGIVLAMDVLALLETEGPDADLLEARVLQGAAHRIWQAVGTPFFGSRTFNGPYRECEARARAGLTEQEFTEAFELGAALDLEAAVSRALGGDGRPGPQGTDGLPGPRPVRPSQVPAR, from the coding sequence GTGTCCAGCGAGTCGGCAGCATCCGGACGGCAGGACGCGGAGCCCGGGCCGCAGCCGGCGAAGGCCGTCCGGCTCCCCGCCGAGGTGAGCAGCTTCATCGGCCGCCGCGAGGAACTCGCCACGCTGGCCCGGCTGCTGGTGAGGTCCAGGCTGGTCACGGTCACCGGCCCCGGCGGGGTGGGCAAGAGCCGGCTCGCCCTGCGGGCCGCCGCCGAGGCCGACGGCGGCTTCCCCGACGGCGTCCGGCTGGTCGAGGTGGCCGCCGTCCAGGAGCCGATGCTGCTCGGGCACGCCGTACTCGAAGCCCTGCGCCTGACCGACTCGACCGCGCGACCGCCGCTGGACGTGCTGGTGGAGCAGCTCGCCGACCGGGAGCTGCTGATCGTGCTGGACGGCTGCGAGCACCTGGTGGAGGCCTGCGCCGAGCTGGTCGACACGCTGCTGCGGGCGGCACCGGGCCTGCGGGTCCTGGCCACCAGCCGGGAGTCCCTGCAGTCGGCCGGCGAGCACCTGCTGCCGGTCGCCCCGCTGCCCGTCACCGCGCCGGCCGGGAGCGGCCCGGCGGACGCCGTGGCGCTCTTCGCCGACCGCGCGGCGGCGGTGCTGCCCGGCTTCGAGCTGACCGAGCGGAACGCCGAGGAGGTGGCACTGCTCTGCCGTCGCCTGGACGGCATCCCGCTGGCCGTGGAGCTGGCCGCGGGCCGCCTGCGCGCGCTCTCGGTGGAGCAGATCACCCTCCGCCTCGACGACCGCTTCCGCCTGCTGACCGGCGGCTCCCGCAGCGCCCTGCTGCGGCATCAGACCCTGCGCACCACAATCGGCTGGAGTCACGAACTCTGCACGCTGCAGGAACGTTTGCTCTGGGCTCGCCTCTCCGTCTTCGCCGGCAGCTTCGATCTCGAGGCCGCCCAGTACGTCTGCGCCGGCGACGGCATCGACGCGGAGGAGATGCTGGACCTGATCGGCGAGCTGGTCGGCAAATCCGTGGTGATGCGGGAGGAGAGCGGCTTCGGCGTCCGCTTCCGGATGCTCGACACCCTGCGCGAGTACGGCGGCCACTGGCTCCGCTCCACCGGGGAGGACCACCGGCTGCGCCGCCGCCACCGCGACTGGTACCTCGGCGTGGCCACCTGGGGCGAGGTCGAGTGGTTCGGCCCCCGGCAGGCGGAGACCGCCGAGCGCACCCGGCTCGCCCACCCCAACCTCCGGGCGGCGCTGGAGTTCTGCCTGGCCGAGCCGGGCGAGGAACAGATCGCCCTGCTGATGGCCGGCACGCTCTGGTTCTACTGGGTCGGCTCCGGCCACCTCGGCGAGGGCCGGCACTGGCTGGACCGGGCGCTCGCACTGGACCCCGAGCCGACCGAGGCCCGCGCCAAGGCCCTCTGGGTGACCGGTTACATGGCCACCCTGCAGGGCGACCTCGCCAGGGCCAGACCCGCACTGGAGGAGTGCCGCCGTCAAGCTCTGGACACCGGCGACGACCGGGCGCTGGCCTACGCGGTGCACCGCCAGGGCTGCGCCGCGCTGATCGGCGACGAGCCGGCGCGCGCCGCCGAGCTGTTCGAGGAGGCGCTCTGGCACTACAACACCATCGGCGAGCTCAACAGCAACGTCCTGATGGCGATGTTCGAGCTCGGCATCGCCTATCTCTTCCAGGGCGAGGCCGAGACCGGCCAGCGCTGGCTGGAGCGCGTCCGCGAGATCTGCGAGGAGCACGGCGAGCAGTGGGCGTACGCCTACGGGCTCTACGCCATGGCGTACTCGAAGTGGCTGGACGGCGAGGTGCGCCCCGCGCGTGCGCACGCCCGCGAGTGCGTACGGCTCAACCACCTCTTCCGCGACCTGCTGGGGATCGTGCTGGCGATGGACGTGCTGGCCCTGCTGGAGACCGAGGGGCCGGACGCGGATCTGCTGGAGGCCCGGGTGCTGCAGGGCGCGGCGCACCGGATCTGGCAGGCCGTGGGCACGCCGTTCTTCGGCTCGCGGACCTTCAACGGGCCGTACCGGGAGTGCGAGGCACGGGCCAGGGCGGGGCTGACCGAGCAGGAGTTCACCGAGGCCTTCGAGCTCGGCGCGGCGCTCGACCTGGAGGCGGCGGTGTCCCGCGCTCTGGGCGGCGACGGCCGTCCGGGCCCCCAGGGCACCGACGGGCTGCCGGGCCCGCGCCCGGTACGGCCCTCACAGGTCCCCGCGCGCTGA
- a CDS encoding DUF948 domain-containing protein, producing the protein MSVGELAGLLVAVFWAVLVTLLAVVLVRLSKVLKEATVLVSAVTEQAVPLLVDAGAAVRSANEQLERVDEITANVQDAAANANALSSTVAATIGGPLVKVAAFSYGVRKAVGRQQAGLTLPQQAGEREELARLIRAEVRAAAAPRGGLLSRVRRAVRG; encoded by the coding sequence GTGTCCGTGGGAGAGCTGGCCGGCCTGTTGGTGGCCGTCTTCTGGGCGGTCCTGGTCACCCTGCTCGCCGTGGTGCTGGTCCGGCTCTCGAAGGTGCTCAAGGAGGCCACCGTCCTGGTCTCCGCCGTCACCGAGCAGGCCGTGCCGCTGCTGGTCGACGCGGGCGCAGCCGTGCGCAGCGCCAACGAGCAGCTGGAGCGGGTGGACGAGATCACCGCCAACGTCCAGGACGCCGCCGCCAACGCCAACGCCCTCTCCTCCACCGTCGCCGCCACCATCGGCGGTCCGCTGGTCAAGGTCGCGGCCTTCAGCTACGGCGTGCGCAAGGCCGTCGGCAGGCAGCAGGCCGGTCTGACGCTCCCGCAGCAGGCGGGCGAGCGCGAGGAACTGGCCCGGCTGATCCGGGCCGAGGTCCGGGCGGCCGCCGCGCCGCGCGGCGGACTGCTCTCCCGTGTCCGGCGAGCCGTGAGGGGCTGA
- a CDS encoding DUF6167 family protein gives MVRRIFWMAVGAGATVWAMNKANEAVHRLTPDSLSGTAARGALHLGDAAKRFAADVRAGMAEREEQLRTDLGLDGTAVVEPPRRRALRREPEHRAISAAPGSPAAALPSPRRTARTAQAIQPMPRPLDELPGSTPNRKDH, from the coding sequence ATGGTGCGTCGCATCTTCTGGATGGCGGTCGGCGCCGGCGCCACCGTCTGGGCCATGAACAAGGCCAACGAGGCCGTCCACCGGCTCACCCCCGACAGCCTGTCAGGCACCGCCGCCCGTGGCGCCCTGCACCTCGGCGACGCGGCCAAGCGGTTCGCCGCCGACGTACGTGCGGGGATGGCCGAGCGCGAGGAGCAGCTGCGTACGGACCTCGGACTGGACGGCACCGCCGTGGTCGAGCCGCCGCGCCGCAGAGCGCTGCGGCGCGAGCCCGAGCACCGAGCTATCTCGGCGGCCCCCGGCTCGCCGGCGGCCGCCCTGCCTTCGCCCCGTCGTACGGCTCGTACGGCACAAGCCATTCAACCCATGCCCCGCCCGCTCGACGAGCTGCCGGGCAGCACCCCCAACCGGAAGGACCACTGA
- the alaS gene encoding alanine--tRNA ligase codes for MESAEIRRRWLRFFEERGHTVVPSASLVADDPTLLLVNAGMVPFKPYFLGEVKPPFTRATSVQKCVRTLDIEEVGKTTRHGSFFQMCGNFSFGDYFKEGAIKYAWELLTTPVADGGYGLEKEKLWITVYQDDDEAEKIWRDVIGVPSERIQRLGMKDNFWSMGVPGPCGPCSEINYDRGPAYGEEGGPAVNGERYLEIWNLVFMQYERGHGDGKDGFEILGDLPSRNIDTGLGLERLAAILQGVDNLFEIDTSRLILDRAAELTGHTYGADHKADVSLRVVTDHIRTAIMLIGDGVTPGNEGRGYVLRRILRRAIRNMRLLGATEPVARDLTDVTIKAMGPQYPVLVEERKRIETVAAAEEVSFLQTLRTGTTLLDTAVTEAKQSGSAVLSGDKAFQLHDTYGFPIDLTLEMAAEQGLLVDEAGFRRLMKEQRDRAKADAKAKKMGHADVSAYREVADKSGATVFTGYNNLESESTVVGLLVDGAPAPAATEGDEIEIILDRTPFYAEGGGQLADTGRIRMDSGAVVEIRDVQQPVPGVTVHSGSVLFGEVVLGSSAYASIDIERRRAVSRAHSATHLTHQALRDALGPTAAQAGSENAPGRFRFDFGSPTAVPGSVLVDVEQKINEVLARELDVTAEVMTMDEARKQGAIAMFGEKYGDAVRVVTIGDFSKELCGGTHVGNTAQLGLVKLLGESSIGAGVRRVEALVGVDAYRFLAREHTVVSQLTELVKGRPEELPEKISGMLTKLKDAEKEIERFRAEKVLAAAAGLVSAAEDVHGIALVAARVPDGTGADDLRKLVLDVRSRLGSRPAVVAAFTVTGDRPLTVIATNEDARARGVKAGELVRVAAKTLGGGGGGKDDVAQGGGTNPAAVDEAVAAVRALVAERSA; via the coding sequence ATGGAGTCGGCAGAGATCCGCCGCCGCTGGCTGCGCTTCTTCGAGGAGCGCGGACACACCGTCGTTCCGTCGGCGTCCCTGGTCGCCGACGACCCCACCCTGCTGCTGGTCAACGCCGGCATGGTGCCCTTCAAGCCGTACTTCCTGGGCGAGGTCAAGCCGCCGTTCACGCGCGCCACCAGCGTGCAGAAGTGCGTCCGCACCCTGGACATCGAAGAGGTCGGCAAGACCACCCGCCACGGGTCCTTCTTCCAGATGTGCGGCAACTTCTCCTTCGGCGACTACTTCAAGGAAGGGGCCATCAAGTACGCGTGGGAGCTGCTCACCACTCCCGTCGCGGACGGTGGCTACGGCCTGGAGAAGGAGAAGCTCTGGATCACCGTCTACCAGGACGACGACGAGGCCGAGAAGATCTGGCGCGACGTCATCGGCGTGCCCTCCGAGCGCATCCAGCGGCTGGGCATGAAGGACAACTTCTGGTCGATGGGCGTCCCGGGCCCGTGCGGCCCGTGCTCCGAGATCAACTACGACCGCGGCCCCGCCTACGGCGAGGAGGGCGGCCCGGCGGTCAACGGCGAGCGCTACCTGGAGATCTGGAACCTGGTCTTCATGCAGTACGAGCGCGGCCACGGTGACGGCAAGGACGGCTTCGAGATCCTCGGCGACCTGCCGAGCCGGAACATCGACACAGGCCTCGGCCTGGAGCGCCTCGCCGCGATCCTGCAGGGCGTCGACAACCTCTTCGAGATCGACACCAGCCGCCTGATCCTCGACCGGGCCGCCGAGCTCACCGGTCACACCTACGGCGCCGACCACAAGGCCGACGTCTCGCTGCGCGTGGTCACCGACCACATCCGCACCGCGATCATGCTGATCGGCGACGGCGTGACCCCGGGCAACGAGGGCCGCGGCTACGTGCTGCGCCGCATCCTGCGCCGCGCCATCCGCAACATGCGCCTGCTGGGCGCCACCGAGCCGGTCGCCCGTGACCTCACCGACGTCACCATCAAGGCGATGGGCCCGCAGTACCCGGTGCTGGTCGAGGAGCGCAAGCGCATCGAGACCGTCGCGGCCGCGGAGGAGGTCTCCTTCCTGCAGACCCTGCGCACCGGCACCACCCTGCTGGACACCGCCGTCACCGAGGCCAAGCAGTCCGGCAGCGCGGTGCTCTCCGGTGACAAGGCCTTCCAGCTGCACGACACCTACGGCTTCCCCATCGACCTCACCCTGGAGATGGCCGCCGAGCAGGGCCTGCTGGTGGACGAGGCCGGCTTCCGCCGCCTCATGAAGGAGCAGCGGGACCGCGCCAAGGCCGACGCCAAGGCCAAGAAGATGGGCCACGCGGACGTCTCCGCGTACCGCGAGGTCGCCGACAAGTCCGGCGCGACCGTCTTCACCGGCTACAACAACCTCGAGAGCGAGTCGACCGTGGTCGGCTTGCTGGTGGACGGTGCCCCGGCACCGGCCGCGACCGAGGGCGACGAGATCGAGATCATCCTCGACCGCACGCCGTTCTACGCCGAGGGCGGCGGCCAGCTCGCCGACACCGGCCGCATCCGGATGGACTCGGGCGCCGTCGTCGAGATCCGCGACGTCCAGCAGCCGGTGCCCGGTGTCACCGTGCACTCCGGCTCGGTGCTGTTCGGCGAGGTCGTGCTCGGCTCGTCCGCGTACGCGAGCATCGACATCGAGCGCCGCCGCGCGGTCTCCCGTGCCCACAGCGCCACCCACCTGACCCACCAGGCGCTGCGCGACGCGCTCGGCCCCACCGCCGCCCAGGCCGGGTCCGAGAACGCCCCGGGCCGCTTCCGCTTCGACTTCGGCTCGCCGACGGCCGTCCCCGGCTCCGTGCTGGTCGACGTGGAGCAGAAGATCAACGAGGTGCTGGCCCGTGAGCTGGACGTCACCGCCGAGGTGATGACCATGGACGAGGCCCGCAAGCAGGGTGCCATCGCGATGTTCGGCGAGAAGTACGGCGACGCCGTGCGCGTCGTCACCATCGGCGACTTCTCCAAGGAGCTCTGCGGTGGTACCCACGTCGGCAACACCGCCCAGCTGGGCCTGGTGAAGCTGCTCGGCGAGTCCTCGATCGGTGCCGGTGTGCGCCGTGTCGAGGCCCTGGTGGGCGTGGACGCCTACCGCTTCCTGGCTCGTGAGCACACGGTGGTCTCCCAGCTCACCGAGCTGGTCAAGGGCCGCCCGGAGGAGCTGCCGGAGAAGATCTCGGGCATGCTCACCAAGCTCAAGGACGCCGAGAAGGAGATCGAGCGCTTCCGGGCCGAGAAGGTCCTGGCGGCTGCCGCCGGTCTGGTCTCCGCCGCGGAGGACGTCCACGGCATCGCCCTGGTCGCCGCCCGGGTCCCGGACGGCACCGGCGCCGACGACCTGCGCAAGCTGGTCCTGGACGTGCGGTCCCGCCTGGGCAGCCGGCCGGCCGTGGTCGCCGCGTTCACCGTCACGGGTGACCGCCCGCTGACCGTGATCGCCACCAACGAGGACGCTCGCGCCCGCGGCGTCAAGGCCGGTGAGCTGGTCCGCGTCGCCGCCAAGACCCTCGGCGGCGGCGGTGGCGGCAAGGACGACGTCGCCCAGGGCGGCGGCACCAACCCGGCCGCCGTGGACGAGGCCGTGGCCGCCGTCCGCGCCCTGGTCGCGGAGCGCTCGGCCTGA
- the ruvX gene encoding Holliday junction resolvase RuvX codes for MFGEEEKVFRRGRRIAVDVGDARIGVASCDPDGLIATPVETVPAGGRSQARIKEIVEEYDAIEVVVGLPRSLSGKEGPAAAKVRAYAGRLAALLAPVGVRLVDERMTTVTAAQGLRASGRSSKKGRSVIDQAAAVVILQSALEAERVSGRAPGESVEPVS; via the coding sequence ATGTTCGGCGAGGAGGAGAAGGTCTTCCGCCGGGGCCGGCGGATCGCCGTCGACGTCGGCGACGCCCGGATCGGGGTCGCGTCCTGCGACCCCGACGGGCTGATCGCGACGCCCGTGGAGACGGTCCCCGCCGGGGGCCGCTCCCAGGCGCGGATCAAGGAGATCGTCGAGGAGTACGACGCGATCGAGGTCGTGGTCGGCCTGCCCCGCTCGCTGAGCGGCAAGGAGGGCCCGGCCGCGGCCAAGGTCCGCGCGTACGCCGGGCGGCTGGCCGCGCTGCTCGCGCCGGTCGGCGTACGGCTGGTGGACGAGCGGATGACCACGGTCACCGCCGCCCAGGGGCTGCGCGCCTCCGGGCGCAGCTCCAAGAAGGGCCGCTCGGTGATCGACCAGGCGGCCGCCGTGGTGATCCTGCAGAGCGCCCTTGAGGCCGAACGGGTGAGTGGCCGGGCGCCCGGCGAGAGCGTCGAGCCGGTCAGCTGA